The Coregonus clupeaformis isolate EN_2021a chromosome 13, ASM2061545v1, whole genome shotgun sequence genome includes a region encoding these proteins:
- the LOC121579160 gene encoding cyclin-J has translation MEQERQWWTSQLAADIHQSLRIKELKLPTYKAHSPQIGMRRYFSDLLAVLSNRYQLCPAARHLAVYLLDLFMDNYDVAVRQLYVIALSCLLLASKFEEKEDRVPKLEQLNSLGFMCSLNLSLGKKDLVKMELLLLETFGWNLCMPTPAHFIDYYLHAAVQDGDLHNGWPLSSLNKTKAFMDKYTHYFLEVSLQDHAFLGFRPSQVAAACIAASRICLQITPSWTTVLHLLTGYSWDHLTQCMKLMLLAHDNDVKQANKSKSNSPSGQSPLQPQAHPSPSTVSCSTLIQPSSGSQQLLFQTGVYQQHLTQHSTSVSHLHMLGESQALGPVGSRDYLQSHHTGLLSGSVSQGAFPSFPSLTSGLSSSLPLQGPISMQVALAAEPRHCLGLSYGGGYLGSHHTFTAGCFDR, from the exons ATGGAGCAGGAGAGGCAGTGGTGGACGAGCCAGCTCGCTGCAGACATCCACCAGTCTCTACGAATAAAG GAGCTGAAGTTGCCCACCTACAAGGCCCACTCCCCTCAGATCGGGATGCGACGGTATTTTTCGGACCTGCTGGCTGTCCTCAGTAACCGCTACCAGCTTTGCCCGGCGGCTCGCCATCTGGCCGTCTACCTCCTGGACCTGTTTATGGACAACTACGATGTGGCAGTCCGCCAGCTCTACGTCATtgccctctcctgtctcctcctagCCA GTAAGTTTGAGGAGAAGGAGGACCGTGTGCCGAAGCTGGAGCAGCTCAACTCTCTGGGCTTCATGTGCAGTCTGAACCTGTCCCTGGGCAAGAAGGACCTGGTCAAGATGGAGCTCCTCCTCTTAGAGACGTTTGGCTGGAACCTGTGCATGCCCACGCCGGCCCACTTCATAGACTACTACCTCCATGCTGCTGTACAGGACGGAGACCTGCACAACGGCtggcctctctcctccctcaacaAGACCAAAGCCTTcatggacaaatacacacactactTCCTAGAAGTCTCACTGCAAG ACCATGCCTTCCTGGGCTTCCGGCCGTCCCAGGTGGCAGCAGCCTGCATCGCGGCGTCCCGCATCTGTCTCCAGATCACCCCCAGCTGGACCACCGTCCTCCACCTGCTCACCGGATACTCCTGGGACCACCTCACCCAGTGCATGAAGCTGATGCTGCT TGCCCATGACAACGATGTGAAACAGGCCAACAAATCCAAGTCCAACTCTCCGTCTGGCCAGAGCCCTCTCCAACCCCAGGCCCATCCCTCACCCTCCACAGTCTCCTGCTCCACCCTGATACAACCCTCTTCTGGATCCCAGCAGCTGCTCTTCCAGACAGGCGTCTACCAGCAGCACCTCACCCAGCACTCCACTTCCGTTTCCCATCTGCACATGCTAGGCGAGTCCCAGGCTCTGGGCCCTGTTGGGTCTCGGGACTACCTCCAGTCCCACCACACAGGGCTCCTTTCAGGCTCGGTTTCTCAGGGAGCCTTCCCCTCCTTCCCCAGCCTGACCTCAGGACTGAGCTCCTCCCTGCCCCTCCAGGGACCCATCTCCATGCAAGTGGCCCTTGCTGCAGAGCCCCGTCACTGTCTCGGCCTGTCCTACGGGGGAGGCTACCTGGGCTCCCATCACACCTTCACAGCAGGCTGCTTCGACAGGTGA